A genomic stretch from Niallia sp. XMNu-256 includes:
- a CDS encoding enoyl-CoA hydratase-related protein, which yields MNNQNILVEKEGQIGIIKLNRPEVRNALDGKTLLEISNALDFLENEDEIGVIVITGTGEKSFAAGADIKQLREKLPTDALVPGMSGVYRRIENCNKATIAAINGFALGGGCELAMACDIRIAAEHAKFGLPELNLSIIPGAGGTQRLARIIGKGRALDMILTGEMLTAKQAEEVGLVSKVVPMEELWEVVKTKAEKILTKGPLAVRMAKLAVNKGYDTDMETALMIEKLAQAVLFGSNDKNEGTQAFIDKRQAQFTGM from the coding sequence ATGAATAATCAAAATATCTTAGTAGAAAAAGAAGGTCAAATTGGAATTATTAAGCTCAATCGCCCAGAAGTCAGAAATGCCTTGGATGGGAAAACCTTATTGGAAATAAGTAATGCCTTGGATTTCCTAGAGAATGAGGATGAAATAGGGGTTATTGTTATTACAGGGACTGGAGAAAAGTCATTTGCAGCGGGAGCCGATATTAAACAGTTAAGAGAAAAGTTGCCAACAGATGCTCTCGTTCCGGGAATGTCTGGTGTTTATCGCAGGATTGAAAATTGCAATAAAGCAACTATAGCAGCTATTAACGGATTTGCATTGGGCGGGGGGTGTGAACTGGCAATGGCCTGTGATATTCGGATTGCAGCTGAACATGCAAAATTTGGACTTCCAGAACTTAATTTATCCATTATTCCAGGTGCAGGCGGAACCCAGCGTTTAGCCCGGATCATTGGAAAGGGAAGAGCGTTGGATATGATTTTGACCGGCGAAATGCTAACAGCAAAGCAGGCAGAAGAAGTGGGATTAGTTTCTAAAGTGGTTCCAATGGAAGAATTGTGGGAAGTTGTGAAAACGAAGGCAGAGAAAATTTTAACGAAAGGACCACTTGCTGTCAGAATGGCTAAGCTGGCCGTAAACAAAGGATACGATACCGATATGGAAACTGCACTAATGATTGAAAAATTGGCACAGGCCGTATTATTTGGATCAAATGATAAGAATGAAGGAACACAGGCATTTATTGATAAAAGACAAGCCCAATTTACAGGGATGTAG
- a CDS encoding MFS transporter, giving the protein MRWFVLLLLFLGAIINFADKSIVGLAAVPIMEEFNLSALEWGLVGSSYYWLYPVTGIFGAALADKYGAKKVLGFIMLSWTVLQFGVLAIAALPLLIVYRVLLGAFEGPYSPIAYNHADKWFPPKQRGFANSVIVGGGTVGAMIVAPVLVSLITIFGWKIAFAILGVASFVWFFLFQFLTKENPVEVYKEAQKVKKTKLEKIKLKDFLLILASPTALFTTLAYFSTYILVVWFSVWLPIYLVESIKMTSAQMGYGIAIIGIVSVAIYMGVSVLSDYLFKKNQNWRVSRVYIVAGSLILGAILLATTTIYQNPIWVIAAMCLAKGLTYAILPIGPTIMINEMRERGGLMTSILTSSGNLAGIVAPLITGYIISLAGGDRLAGYNLSILFMAAIVGIFGILFAIFVKPSIGKSKDIKQPEVLDKSV; this is encoded by the coding sequence ATGAGGTGGTTTGTTCTATTACTATTATTCCTTGGGGCCATCATAAACTTTGCAGATAAATCAATCGTTGGACTTGCAGCTGTGCCTATTATGGAGGAATTTAATCTTAGTGCTCTAGAGTGGGGACTAGTAGGAAGTAGTTATTATTGGCTTTACCCTGTAACAGGTATTTTTGGAGCTGCATTGGCAGATAAATACGGAGCTAAAAAAGTACTCGGATTTATTATGTTGTCGTGGACAGTTTTGCAATTTGGAGTGCTGGCCATTGCCGCATTGCCGCTTTTAATCGTTTACAGAGTTTTGTTAGGGGCATTCGAAGGTCCGTATAGTCCAATTGCTTACAATCATGCTGATAAGTGGTTTCCACCGAAACAGAGAGGTTTTGCCAATTCAGTAATCGTTGGGGGCGGCACAGTTGGCGCAATGATTGTTGCACCCGTTTTAGTTTCTTTAATTACCATATTTGGATGGAAGATCGCGTTTGCCATTCTGGGTGTAGCTAGTTTTGTATGGTTCTTCTTATTCCAATTTTTAACGAAAGAAAATCCGGTTGAAGTATATAAAGAAGCACAAAAAGTAAAGAAAACAAAGCTTGAGAAAATCAAATTAAAGGATTTCCTTTTAATTTTGGCTTCGCCGACTGCCCTATTTACCACACTAGCCTATTTCTCAACCTATATACTTGTTGTTTGGTTTTCAGTTTGGCTGCCTATTTATTTAGTAGAATCAATAAAAATGACTTCAGCACAAATGGGATATGGCATAGCGATCATTGGTATTGTTTCTGTAGCGATTTATATGGGAGTTTCTGTACTATCTGATTATTTATTTAAGAAAAATCAAAATTGGCGTGTTTCAAGGGTTTACATTGTTGCAGGATCATTGATTTTAGGGGCAATATTGTTAGCCACAACTACAATCTATCAAAATCCAATCTGGGTTATTGCAGCAATGTGTTTAGCAAAAGGTCTCACATATGCCATTTTACCGATCGGGCCAACCATAATGATTAATGAGATGCGTGAGCGTGGCGGCCTAATGACAAGTATTCTCACATCATCTGGTAACCTGGCAGGAATTGTTGCACCACTTATAACGGGTTATATTATCAGCTTAGCTGGTGGAGATAGATTGGCCGGCTATAACTTATCAATTTTGTTCATGGCTGCTATAGTTGGAATCTTTGGTATCCTATTTGCAATTTTTGTTAAACCTTCTATTGGAAAAAGCAAAGATATAAAACAGCCAGAAGTATTGGATAAATCTGTTTAA
- a CDS encoding 3-hydroxyacyl-CoA dehydrogenase family protein translates to MQMNTIKKIAVVGSGAMGSQIAMVCALGGYSVVLYDIESKSLDKAKQSLQGHMNRRIQKGRVREEEVSEAFSNILFTEDLDELKDVDFVIEAIVEKLEVKRELFKRLDEITPKHAILATNSSTIVSSKLADATNRPEKVCNVHFFNPVLVMELVEIVSGSHTSEETAQIAVEVVKSIQKIPVLLKKEISGFVANRILAKLMDEAVFLLENGYASHEEIDLVCTKALNHPIGPFALMDLTGIDVNYFVRMQRYEESGNEADMPAKIVQEKVRKGELGRKTGKGFYTYEQSSVEV, encoded by the coding sequence ATGCAAATGAATACGATTAAAAAAATTGCCGTAGTTGGTTCAGGGGCGATGGGGTCTCAAATTGCAATGGTGTGTGCACTAGGTGGTTACTCTGTCGTCTTATACGATATAGAAAGTAAAAGTCTAGATAAGGCAAAGCAATCACTTCAAGGTCATATGAACCGAAGAATACAGAAAGGAAGAGTAAGAGAAGAGGAGGTAAGTGAAGCCTTCAGTAACATTCTTTTTACTGAAGATTTAGATGAATTAAAGGATGTTGATTTTGTTATTGAGGCGATTGTGGAAAAATTAGAGGTAAAACGTGAATTATTTAAAAGATTAGATGAAATAACGCCAAAGCATGCAATATTAGCAACGAATAGCTCGACAATTGTTAGTTCAAAACTAGCAGATGCAACAAATCGCCCTGAAAAGGTCTGTAACGTACACTTCTTTAACCCGGTTCTAGTTATGGAACTTGTTGAAATAGTAAGTGGTTCTCATACTTCTGAGGAAACAGCCCAAATAGCAGTAGAAGTTGTAAAAAGTATACAAAAGATACCAGTATTGTTGAAAAAAGAAATTTCTGGATTTGTTGCTAATCGAATTTTAGCGAAGTTAATGGATGAGGCTGTATTTTTATTAGAAAATGGGTATGCCAGTCACGAGGAAATAGATCTTGTTTGCACAAAAGCATTGAACCATCCGATCGGTCCATTTGCATTAATGGATTTAACAGGAATTGATGTTAACTATTTTGTTCGAATGCAAAGATATGAGGAAAGTGGCAATGAGGCGGATATGCCAGCTAAAATTGTACAAGAAAAAGTCCGTAAAGGGGAGCTGGGAAGGAAAACAGGTAAGGGCTTTTACACATACGAACAATCAAGTGTTGAAGTATAA
- a CDS encoding acyl-CoA dehydrogenase family protein, which translates to MTLLLSDEMLQMKTMIRNFVDKEVEPFAQQIEEDDAIPQHLVEKSKELGLFGMSIPEEYGGIGLNTVEKATILEQLGRTHNGFVSLISAHTGIGSTGIVKLASEYLKNKYLPDMAAGNKIGAFALSEPGAGSDATNLATRAEKKGDYWVMNGTKHFITNGPVADVYTVFALTDKEKGAKGGITAFLVERDFPGLIVGKKDKKMGLRGSYTSQIIFEDCIIPEENVIGEVGMGYMSALKILGEGRVSLAARAVGSCDKLIELSANYAKERVQFGKPIAENQAIQWMLADMATETEAARTLTMMAAQKIDEGKKVIKEASMAKLFASEVFNKVADKAVQIHGGMGYVAEYPVERFYRDARITKIYEGTNEVQRLVIARNVLAEC; encoded by the coding sequence ATGACTCTATTATTATCCGATGAAATGCTTCAAATGAAGACGATGATTCGTAATTTCGTAGATAAGGAAGTGGAACCATTTGCACAACAAATTGAGGAAGACGATGCGATTCCGCAACATTTAGTTGAAAAGTCAAAAGAATTAGGATTATTCGGAATGAGTATTCCAGAAGAATATGGTGGAATTGGTTTAAATACAGTTGAAAAGGCAACGATCTTAGAACAACTAGGTAGAACACATAATGGTTTTGTCTCTCTCATTAGCGCTCATACAGGAATTGGAAGTACAGGGATTGTGAAATTAGCCTCTGAGTATTTAAAAAATAAATATTTACCCGATATGGCTGCCGGTAATAAAATTGGTGCATTTGCGTTATCTGAACCGGGAGCAGGATCTGATGCAACGAATTTAGCAACAAGGGCAGAGAAAAAAGGCGACTATTGGGTTATGAATGGTACGAAACATTTCATTACAAATGGACCGGTTGCTGATGTTTATACCGTGTTTGCCTTAACGGATAAAGAGAAAGGTGCAAAAGGCGGAATTACTGCCTTCTTAGTTGAAAGAGACTTCCCTGGATTGATTGTTGGTAAAAAGGACAAGAAAATGGGATTAAGAGGTTCATATACTTCTCAAATTATTTTTGAAGACTGTATAATCCCAGAAGAAAATGTAATTGGTGAAGTAGGCATGGGATATATGTCAGCACTTAAAATCTTAGGTGAAGGACGGGTAAGTCTTGCAGCGAGAGCAGTGGGATCATGCGATAAATTAATTGAATTATCTGCCAATTACGCGAAAGAGCGTGTACAATTTGGTAAGCCAATTGCTGAAAACCAAGCGATTCAATGGATGCTTGCAGACATGGCGACGGAAACAGAAGCTGCTAGAACATTAACCATGATGGCAGCACAAAAGATAGATGAAGGTAAAAAGGTCATTAAAGAGGCTTCAATGGCAAAACTGTTTGCCTCCGAAGTTTTTAATAAAGTAGCAGATAAGGCTGTACAAATTCATGGCGGGATGGGATATGTGGCAGAATATCCGGTTGAACGTTTTTATCGGGATGCCCGCATTACGAAGATATATGAAGGGACAAATGAGGTTCAACGCTTAGTCATCGCAAGAAATGTCTTAGCAGAGTGCTAA
- a CDS encoding long-chain fatty acid--CoA ligase, producing MNRPWYKNYPYKEDVQIPEESLYILLDKTVRLYGDQPAVIFEDKIVTYIELKDQVDRLASAWKELGYQKGERIGLMLSNHPDYIISYYAALSLGLIIVQVNPMYTPRELLQILYDSKLTYLVTDPPALETVRKVYDNYRFRHIMLSQMTVDHQEDDIFQNLDELKGHSKTFEKPVSISVHDDVAIIQYTGGTTGKMKGAMLTHYNLMANVIQSYAAYKGKLQLGQEVVLAATPLYHVYAMTSAMNFGIFIGGTILLIRKFDIDYVLESIKKYRPTFFPGVPKMYNAFINHPQVESYGLDCIKVCSSGSAPLPVDVIKRFEYLTNAVISEGYGLSETSPTTHRNPTNGTRKVGSIGIPVPFTDCLIVDDYGQELPPMAIGELLIRGPQVMKGYWGNKDETNKALQNDWLYTGDLAMMDQDGYFFIVGRKKEMIIVGGFNIYPQEVEGVLYEHPNIKEVAVAGIPNEVEGEIVKAYIVPKDGCQVDLEEVRGYCYQKLTRYKVPKEFEIRDSLPRNTVGKLLKRILIQEEKEKDSITTSSH from the coding sequence ATGAATCGTCCATGGTATAAGAATTATCCATATAAAGAGGATGTACAAATTCCCGAAGAATCCCTATATATCCTCCTTGATAAAACAGTCAGACTGTATGGTGACCAACCAGCAGTGATTTTTGAGGATAAAATAGTAACCTATATTGAACTTAAAGATCAAGTTGATCGCTTAGCATCGGCATGGAAAGAATTAGGATATCAAAAAGGTGAAAGAATAGGATTAATGCTGTCGAATCATCCTGACTACATCATTTCTTATTATGCTGCACTTTCGCTTGGGCTGATTATTGTACAAGTTAATCCCATGTATACCCCCCGTGAACTTTTACAGATTCTGTACGATTCCAAATTAACTTACCTTGTCACAGATCCTCCTGCATTAGAAACTGTACGTAAAGTATATGACAACTATCGTTTCCGGCATATTATGCTGTCACAAATGACGGTTGACCATCAAGAAGATGATATATTTCAAAATTTAGATGAATTAAAAGGTCATTCGAAAACCTTTGAAAAACCTGTTTCTATATCGGTACATGATGACGTTGCAATCATACAGTATACAGGCGGTACTACCGGAAAAATGAAAGGAGCCATGTTGACCCATTACAATTTAATGGCCAATGTTATTCAAAGTTACGCCGCGTACAAAGGAAAATTACAGCTTGGACAGGAAGTTGTCTTGGCAGCTACGCCGCTCTACCATGTATATGCAATGACAAGTGCAATGAATTTTGGGATATTCATTGGGGGAACCATTCTATTGATCAGGAAATTCGATATTGATTATGTACTAGAGTCTATTAAAAAGTATCGGCCCACTTTCTTCCCAGGGGTCCCTAAAATGTACAACGCATTTATCAATCATCCTCAGGTGGAGAGCTACGGATTGGATTGTATAAAAGTGTGTTCTAGCGGTTCAGCGCCACTCCCCGTTGATGTGATTAAACGTTTTGAGTACTTAACCAATGCAGTTATTAGCGAGGGGTATGGCTTATCTGAAACGTCACCGACCACACACCGAAATCCAACAAATGGAACGAGGAAAGTTGGCAGTATAGGAATTCCAGTTCCTTTTACCGATTGTTTGATTGTTGATGATTATGGACAAGAATTACCGCCGATGGCTATTGGAGAATTATTAATTAGAGGACCTCAGGTAATGAAGGGGTATTGGGGCAATAAGGATGAAACGAACAAAGCCTTACAAAATGACTGGCTGTATACTGGGGATTTAGCGATGATGGATCAAGACGGTTACTTTTTTATCGTTGGCCGAAAAAAGGAAATGATCATTGTAGGCGGCTTTAATATTTATCCTCAAGAGGTTGAGGGTGTTCTATATGAACATCCTAATATAAAGGAAGTAGCTGTGGCCGGTATTCCAAATGAAGTGGAAGGAGAAATCGTTAAAGCCTATATCGTTCCAAAGGACGGATGTCAAGTTGATTTGGAGGAAGTCCGAGGTTATTGTTATCAAAAACTAACCCGTTATAAAGTACCGAAAGAGTTTGAAATAAGAGATTCATTACCACGAAACACAGTTGGAAAGTTACTTAAGAGGATTCTCATTCAAGAGGAAAAGGAGAAAGACTCAATAACTACATCTAGCCATTGA
- a CDS encoding thiolase family protein, whose protein sequence is MSENIVIVSAVRTPIGRYGGAFKEISSGHLASIAITEAVKRANIALEQVDEVILGEVRQSTESSNVARVAALRSGISETAPAFTVNRLCASGMQAIASAAQQISSNQAKIIVAGGTENMSRAPLYIRNTRFGGDRSVLVDSNTENGQQPQEVYGRNLGMGITAENVAEKYNISREDQDAFAVESQRRTAKAIEDEKFKAEIVPVEIKDKKGKVIINTDEHPRPKITIEKLSSLKPVFKENGTVTAGNACGRNDGASALVLMKENEAVRLGLKPLARIVDWSAVGVSPEVMGVGPVPAVTKLLERTGKKIDDIGLFELNEAFASQSLAVIRELHLDVSKVNVNGGAIALGHPVGSTGARIVVTLIHELIRRQERFGIATLCVGGGQGMAIMIETI, encoded by the coding sequence GTGAGTGAAAATATTGTTATTGTGAGTGCCGTTAGGACACCAATCGGACGTTATGGCGGGGCATTTAAAGAAATAAGTTCAGGTCATTTGGCGAGTATTGCCATAACAGAGGCGGTCAAAAGAGCAAATATAGCGCTCGAACAGGTGGATGAGGTTATTTTGGGAGAGGTCAGACAATCTACCGAATCCTCTAATGTAGCAAGGGTTGCTGCTCTTCGTTCGGGTATTTCTGAAACTGCCCCTGCTTTTACTGTAAATAGATTATGTGCTTCAGGAATGCAGGCAATCGCTTCAGCTGCACAGCAAATTAGTTCAAACCAAGCTAAAATAATTGTGGCCGGCGGTACGGAAAATATGAGCAGAGCACCGTTATATATAAGAAATACACGTTTTGGTGGGGACCGCTCCGTATTAGTAGATTCCAATACAGAAAATGGACAGCAGCCTCAGGAAGTATACGGAAGAAACTTGGGAATGGGGATTACAGCAGAAAATGTAGCTGAGAAATATAATATTTCAAGAGAGGATCAGGATGCTTTCGCAGTGGAAAGCCAACGAAGAACTGCAAAAGCGATAGAAGATGAAAAATTTAAGGCCGAAATCGTTCCAGTTGAAATCAAAGATAAAAAAGGTAAGGTGATAATTAATACTGATGAACACCCTCGTCCTAAAATTACAATAGAAAAGTTGTCAAGCTTAAAGCCGGTTTTCAAAGAAAACGGTACTGTTACGGCCGGCAACGCTTGCGGCCGGAATGACGGAGCATCGGCATTAGTCTTAATGAAAGAGAATGAGGCTGTACGCTTAGGCTTAAAACCGCTTGCAAGGATAGTAGATTGGTCGGCTGTAGGTGTCTCCCCTGAAGTAATGGGAGTTGGCCCTGTCCCAGCCGTCACGAAACTATTAGAACGTACAGGGAAAAAAATAGACGATATCGGTCTTTTTGAATTAAATGAAGCTTTTGCTTCCCAGTCATTGGCGGTTATACGTGAACTGCATCTTGACGTTAGCAAGGTCAACGTAAATGGCGGTGCGATTGCGCTGGGACATCCGGTTGGCTCAACTGGTGCCCGCATCGTCGTCACCTTAATTCATGAACTGATTCGCCGTCAGGAAAGATTCGGGATTGCTACTCTGTGTGTAGGCGGAGGACAAGGTATGGCGATTATGATTGAAACCATTTAA
- a CDS encoding PaaI family thioesterase: protein MSVTVNDIREKFEGSSFFSLIGFEVVHYEEESAVLKLKMKEELLNVNGRLHGGIHATMLDTALGMVIRSVTKMNVVTTNLNIHYLAGVSGTEIYAEAKILQIGYKTAFAEGEIKDADGKVIAKGVGTFKILRNEDK from the coding sequence GTGAGCGTTACAGTCAACGATATACGAGAAAAGTTTGAGGGCAGTTCATTCTTTTCATTAATAGGATTTGAAGTTGTTCATTATGAAGAAGAAAGTGCTGTACTCAAGTTGAAAATGAAAGAAGAATTACTAAATGTAAATGGACGTCTTCACGGAGGTATTCATGCTACTATGCTGGATACCGCACTAGGGATGGTCATTCGTTCCGTTACGAAGATGAATGTTGTTACAACCAATTTAAACATTCATTATCTGGCCGGAGTATCAGGAACAGAAATCTACGCAGAGGCAAAAATCCTTCAAATAGGCTACAAAACTGCCTTCGCAGAAGGAGAAATAAAGGATGCTGATGGGAAGGTAATCGCAAAAGGGGTCGGAACATTTAAGATTCTACGTAATGAAGATAAATAA
- a CDS encoding nitronate monooxygenase family protein, whose product MKKIPSILQGLRIPVIGSPLFIISSPKLVIEQCKAGIIGSMPALNARPASQLDEWLAEITEELKAYNARNPDRPAAPFAINQNVHKTNKRLEQDMEVCIKHKVPIIITSLGAREDVNKAIHSYGGIVLHDVINNYFAHKAIEKGADGLIAVASGAGGHAGVKSPFALIQEIRQWFDGPLALAGSIASGKAILAAQVMGADLAYIGTPFIATKEANASDAYKQAIVDGTSDDIIYSNLFTGVHGNYLAPSIIAAGLDPDRLPVSDPSQMNFARETKPWKDIWGAGQGIGTIKEVITASAFIDKLYQEYIQARQSILKQIHFDTSNSNEAVK is encoded by the coding sequence ATGAAAAAAATCCCTTCAATTCTTCAAGGATTACGAATACCTGTAATCGGCTCACCGCTTTTTATTATTAGCAGCCCAAAATTAGTCATTGAGCAATGCAAGGCTGGTATTATTGGTTCAATGCCTGCTCTGAACGCCCGGCCGGCCTCTCAGCTTGATGAGTGGCTGGCCGAAATCACGGAGGAGCTTAAAGCTTACAACGCTCGAAATCCAGATCGGCCGGCTGCACCATTTGCCATTAATCAGAATGTGCATAAGACCAATAAACGGCTGGAACAAGACATGGAAGTATGTATAAAACATAAAGTCCCCATTATTATTACATCCTTGGGTGCACGAGAGGACGTTAATAAAGCCATACACAGTTATGGGGGGATCGTTCTTCATGATGTGATCAACAACTATTTCGCACATAAAGCAATAGAAAAAGGAGCAGATGGATTGATTGCTGTTGCATCAGGGGCAGGAGGCCACGCTGGTGTCAAAAGCCCTTTCGCTTTGATTCAGGAAATTAGACAGTGGTTTGATGGTCCACTCGCTTTAGCTGGTTCCATTGCTAGCGGAAAAGCGATCCTTGCTGCTCAGGTAATGGGTGCAGACCTTGCATATATTGGAACACCTTTCATTGCTACTAAAGAAGCAAATGCTTCTGATGCCTATAAGCAGGCAATCGTTGATGGTACGTCTGACGACATTATATATAGTAATCTCTTTACGGGGGTACATGGGAATTATCTGGCACCGTCTATTATAGCGGCCGGATTAGATCCTGACAGACTGCCTGTAAGTGACCCCTCTCAGATGAATTTTGCCAGGGAGACAAAACCATGGAAGGATATCTGGGGAGCAGGTCAAGGAATTGGGACTATTAAAGAGGTTATAACTGCTTCGGCATTCATAGATAAGCTTTATCAAGAGTATATTCAAGCGAGGCAGAGTATATTGAAGCAAATCCATTTTGATACTTCGAATAGCAATGAAGCAGTAAAGTAA
- a CDS encoding hotdog fold thioesterase, translating into MEDEWAFAEQIRSRNKHTLINELDIEYLELTPDRVVMNMPVGPKTWQPAGILHGGASVALAETAATIATAINIDPNQFQPVGMEINANHIRSKMDGVVTAIAIPFHKGRTTMVWDIKITDEDEKLICISRCTIAVIRKIER; encoded by the coding sequence ATGGAAGATGAATGGGCTTTTGCTGAACAGATTCGGTCCCGGAATAAACATACTCTGATTAATGAACTTGATATCGAATATTTAGAACTCACACCTGACCGCGTGGTTATGAATATGCCAGTAGGCCCCAAAACCTGGCAGCCAGCAGGCATCCTTCATGGCGGGGCATCAGTTGCTCTAGCGGAAACGGCAGCAACTATTGCAACAGCTATCAATATTGATCCGAATCAATTTCAGCCAGTAGGCATGGAAATCAATGCAAACCATATTCGGAGTAAAATGGACGGCGTGGTCACAGCCATTGCAATCCCTTTTCACAAGGGGCGCACGACGATGGTCTGGGATATAAAAATTACGGATGAAGATGAAAAATTAATTTGTATTTCTCGCTGTACAATAGCCGTTATTCGTAAAATAGAAAGATGA